The segment CACCGCGTCGATCCTGTCGAAAAAGCTGGCCGCCGGACTGGACGGTCTGGTGCTGGACGTCAAAGTTGGCTCAGGCGCGTTCATGAAATCGGATGCCGAGGCGCGGGCCTTGGCCCAGGCGCTGGTTGACACTGCGTCGGCGGCGGGGTGCCCGACAACGGCGCTGATCACCGACATGGCACAGCCGCTGGCCTGGGCGCTGGGCAACGCCCTCGAAGTGGGCTGCGCGATGCAGGTGTTGACCGGGGCCGCATCGGGCCGGTTGGCCAAACTGTCGATGACATTGGGCAGTGCGTTATTGGCGCAGGCCGGATTGGTGCCGGATCTGCCCGCCGGCGAGGCGCAGATTGCCGGGGCGATCAGTAGCGGAGCGGCGGCAGAACGCTTTGGCCGCATGGTCGCGGCGATGGGTGGCCCGGTGCATTTCGTCGAGGACTGGCAACGCTTTTTGCCCGAGGCACCGGTGGTCCGCGAGGTGACGGCCACAACCTCTGGCCACGTTACCGCCATCGACGGAGAGGTTCTGGGTCTGACGGTGGTTGCCCTGGGCGGTGGACGGCAGGTCGAGACGGATGTGATCAACCCGTCGGTGGGCCTGTCAGACTTGGTGCCGTTGGGCACATGGGTCGAGAAGGGCCAGCCGCTGGCGCGGGTTCACGCCGCGCGAATGGATCAGGCCGAAGCAGCGCTGCGCGCCGTCCATAGTGCAATCACGTTGGGAGCGGTCCCTGAGATTGGGCCACTGGTGCGCGATCGGATTGCCCCCGCGCAAACCGGGGGTACCCCATGACTCGCGCGTTTCTGGTCGTCATGGATTCGGTCGGGATCGGCGGCGCGCCAGATGCCGCTACGTTCTTTAATGGCGATCTGCCCGACACCGGGGCCAATACGCTGGCCCATATCGCGCAGACCTGTGCCGCAGGGCAGGCCAAAGACGGGCGCAGCGGATCACTGCGCCTGCCTGTGCTGGAGCGGCTGGGGCTGGGGGCGGCTGTACGGCTTGCCTCGGATGAGGCGCTGCCGGGGTATGATGCCACGCCAACGGGCCTCTGGGGGCGGCGACCGAACTGTCGCGCGGTAAGGATACGCCCTCGGGTCACTGGGAACTTGCGGGGTTGCCGGTGCCCTGGGACTGGCATTATTTCCCCGACTCTGTACCCGCCTTTCCGCCTGAAATTGTGCAACTGGTCTGTGATCTGGCCGGGACCGATGGCATCCTTGGCAATTGCCATGGGTCGGGCACGGTGATGATCGACCAGTTCGGGGCCGAACATCTGCGCAACGGCAATCCGATCTGCTACACCTCGGCGGATTCAGTGTTTCAGATTGCAGCGCATGAAAAGGCGTTTGGCCTCGACCGGCTGTTGGATCTTTGCGCGGCGCTGGCGCCGCATCTGCATGCACTCAAGGTGGGGCGGGTGATCGCCAGACCATTTGTCGGCAGCGCGGG is part of the Puniceibacterium sp. IMCC21224 genome and harbors:
- a CDS encoding thymidine phosphorylase; protein product: MDARAIIATLRRGDEPDAEALGWFARGLADGTVSDAQAGAFAMAVCLRGLSDAGRVALTCAMRDSGAMLRWDLGAPVLDKHSTGGVGDCVSLVLAPALAACGVYVPMISGRGLGHTGGTLDKMEAIPGVVTTLDEARFRAVVADAGCAIVSATADIAPADRRLYAVRDVTGTVESLDLITASILSKKLAAGLDGLVLDVKVGSGAFMKSDAEARALAQALVDTASAAGCPTTALITDMAQPLAWALGNALEVGCAMQVLTGAASGRLAKLSMTLGSALLAQAGLVPDLPAGEAQIAGAISSGAAAERFGRMVAAMGGPVHFVEDWQRFLPEAPVVREVTATTSGHVTAIDGEVLGLTVVALGGGRQVETDVINPSVGLSDLVPLGTWVEKGQPLARVHAARMDQAEAALRAVHSAITLGAVPEIGPLVRDRIAPAQTGGTP